Genomic DNA from Dioscorea cayenensis subsp. rotundata cultivar TDr96_F1 chromosome 1, TDr96_F1_v2_PseudoChromosome.rev07_lg8_w22 25.fasta, whole genome shotgun sequence:
tTACTAAATGTTCAAGTAGTCATTATATGACCCTTTTCTCCACATCTACCACAAgtcctttttcttttagttgATAATTGAATGTCGATGCTAGACTCAATTCTAGTATTCACTCTTGGTCGACCTTTGCTCTTGACAGGTTTTGGATCAAGAATACTAATGTTTGACCTACAAACATTATCTTCACTTGAGAAGCCAAGGCAAGAAAAGGAACCAATAATCTCTTGATTTTCCTCATTTTGTCCAGTGCACAATCTATGTTCTGGTGTACTAGACATTTCATCAAGGATTTCAAAAATGTCTTTAAGCTTAGCCATGATTTTCTCATACATATCTAGGGATGATATAAATTGTGTGATACGAAAACACATATTTTGTGCATTCCACTTCATCAAGGATGTGAAAGCATTGTTGCATGTCTCAACCATCATAACACTTGATCTATATCTTGCATCCATAGTCCATCGGCGTAGAATATATCTTTTGGGAATCTTTgcaacctctttttttttttttaaatattttcaatatatggCTGCACAACACACCTTCTCTATCAAACTTCTTACAAGAGCATGTAGCGGAAGGCTCACCATCTTCATTACAATCTTTGCTAAACACAACAGTTTgattacaaattatatattttgcattttcaaACCCATCTCGAACCCATTTGGCAAGCATAATATCACTTTCTCGTAATTCTACTTGAAAGATATTAAACAAAGCTCTTGTATACACTTCTCCTACATGCTTCTTAATTGGATGACTTGTGTAATACTTAGCTATAGATATAGAGTCCAATGTCTTGaagtcttcattttcttcatcatttctttGAGCAAACAAAGCCTTATCATATTGCATAACAAACTTATCCACTGGAGTTTGTGCATTAACAAAGTCATCAAAAAATGAGTTGATACTTTCACTATGTTGTGTAGAAGTCATTCTAGCTGCGAATATATCTTACCAATATAGAGACACCCATTTGTGTCGAATGTTATACATCTTACTCAACCAATGTTTATCATCAATATTGTATATTGCTTTAAGTTCACCCCATCTATTTTCAAATGCTTCAATCGACTCACTATGATGCAACCAATTGTTGTAGTCCCTCATGAAGCCCTCTTTGCTCTTCAAATCTACTAAATACATCATTGAATTTCTTCCTATATGCCAAGAGCAAAGTTGATGGTCAGAATTTGGAAACACTTCTGCAATGGCCTTCCCCATAGCCAAGTCTTGATATGTAATTATGGTTTTTGGATATTTCCTTAGCATACATCTCAACCATGTTTGGAATACccataaaaaattttcttctttttcatctgcAATTAGAgcacaaccaaataaaattgaCTGCATGTGATGGTTGACGCCAACAAAAGGAGCAAAGGGGAAACCAAATCTATTAGTTTTATAAGTAGTGTCGAAAACAACATCTCCAAATTCTGAATATTCCACTCTAGACCTTCCATCTACCCAGAATACGCATCTAGTTTGACCAAATTCATCAAGCTccatatcaaagaagaaaaaatcatcattgagttttttttccttgaaaatctTAACAATAGCCATGCATTCTTGCCCAATATTGTTGCTTCGAACTCCTCTCAAATGATTAGAACAATCAACCCTTGTAATTATTGTAGATCCTGTATTTGAAAgagtttcatttaatatttgacTCATTTGGCTCGATCGCACTCTACTCTCATGCAATGTTTCCATCAAATTTCATACATGTCTCACTAATATGGTGGTGAGACCGTATCTTCATCACCTTAGATGGAGTTgttagtaaaaaataattatgcacATCATCAAATGTCTTAATGGTCCATAGTCCACTCTTCATTTTTGACACTACCATTCGAGCCTGGTAATTTGTCCTTGTATCTCTGCGCCTTTGAATAGTTTTTCCTGGTTGCCTTTTGTCTGACATACATTTAGCTCCTTCCTTATCACAAACAAAGTGTTGACAAGTAATTACTTTAGAACTAGATGAACGATACACATGACCCTTTCTTACCACCAAAACCTTTGGACTTTGCATAATCCAAGTAACATTGAAatgcttcatcttcatcctcgaACTCCATACCGACAAATGGAGTCTTATCTCTAGTTCATCTCAAGATTATGGACTCATTACCATTTGTTGATCATCTTGTGTTGTCAATTCATGCAAATCTTCAACTTGTTGGCTATCAATATCCTCAAAGGTGGAATTGTCATTTATGCATATTGCATCGGTGATATTCGCCATGATATCCTATAAAGAAAACTGCAACCAATTAGAATATATCAAagcatatacaaaaaaaaataattatttaggaCAGTGAATTATTTCACTAAATTGCTTAGAAAAAATTTGGGACCCATGAATTAATAACTTCATTCacgtttaagaaaaatatttaaaggaaTCTATGCATTGAGATAACATTATGCATAATCTAATCTAATTTACATTATGGCTAGTTAATCTGTTGACTAAGTCaaatcttaaatttatattgttaatgTGAATTTTCTTATCATTATAAACAAGTGATATATGAAACTCATGATGAGAGTTAGGTGCTCCCTTAATGATTTCCATGACATTATTAGAAACTATATTTTGAGATTAGTCAATTACATTAGTTTA
This window encodes:
- the LOC120255145 gene encoding uncharacterized protein LOC120255145, which encodes MTSTQHSESINSFFDDFVNAQTPVDKFVMQYDKALFAQRNDEENEDFKTLDSISIAKYYTSHPIKKHVGEVYTRALFNIFQVELRESDIMLAKWVRDGFENAKYIICNQTVVFSKDCNEDGEPSATCSCKKFDREDMYEKIMAKLKDIFEILDEMSSTPEHRLCTGQNEENQEIIGSFSCLGFSSEDNVCRSNISILDPKPVKSKGRPRALSLDFRKQANIIKYQSIGNVAKEGDQNRLVFEHVAPEEFLKASTVKRLKTRLDLVATLTTAAVRGLKASTQALWMEESWSWRWRRTTENRLVRRTGVRENGEEGGKGGG